One stretch of Cryptosporidium parvum Iowa II chromosome 3, whole genome shotgun sequence DNA includes these proteins:
- a CDS encoding Nop12p nucleolar protein, RRM domain, producing the protein MEKAEKVTSITDIIARNSRSKGATEEINPNIEKLLSECSDNPRILAPKNQEKNRSENVAKEEKPKEFTKVKYDKNNDPRIENTLFVGNVALHISEKELLSKLEIKQGEVESMRFRSLPIHPKFASKKKVGAALECFSGNSSTKNAYIVLKEKERMKPIIDKFSGIVLAGNILRLTPASKGNQFSTFDRKRTVFIGGLPKFCTEDELRRFVTMSLNEDCVHSVRIIKSATTGKPKGFGFVLFNDRKFVISSVKMLSGAQFKDSKISVTRALSEEEAKSKANSNNSRRRMINNGTQSKNKEGDDSMRENRFISKKNAKNKVNKIKKKLKKVVKKAPNIKKASKSKKSKSKA; encoded by the coding sequence ATGGAAAAGGCTGAAAAAGTTACTTCTATTACGGATATAATTGCCAGAAATAGTAGATCCAAAGGAGCTACTGAGGAAATTAAcccaaatattgaaaaactGCTTAGTGAATGTAGTGATAATCCCCGCATTTTAGCTCCTAAAAATCAGGAAAAGAATAGATCTGAAAATGTAGCAAAAGAGGAAAAACCTAAAGAATTTACTAAGGTTAAATATGATAAAAACAATGATCCAAGGATTGAAAACACACTATTTGTTGGAAATGTAGCTCTACATATTTCTGAGAAAGAACTACTTTCcaaattagaaattaaaCAAGGTGAAGTAGAATCCATGAGATTTAGGTCCCTACCTATACATCCTAAGTTTGcttcaaagaaaaaagttgGTGCAGCTTTGGAGTGCTTTTCTGGAAACAGTAGTACTAAAAATGCTTATATTgttttgaaagaaaaagaaaggatGAAACCAATTATTGACAAATTTTCTGGAATTGTTTTAGCAGGAAATATTCTTCGTTTAACTCCAGCATCTAAAGGCAATCAATTCAGCACTTTTGATCGTAAGAGAACTGTCTTTATTGGTGGATTACCAAAGTTTTGTACTGAAGATGAACTACGTAGATTTGTTACAATGTCACTAAATGAAGACTGCGTTCATTCCGTTCGGATTATAAAATCTGCCACTACTGGTAAGCCTAAAGGTTTTGgatttgttttatttaatgaCAGAAAGTTTGTCATCTCTTCCGTTAAAATGCTTAGTGGCGCTCAATTTAAAGATTCCAAAATATCAGTTACTAGGGCTTTATCTGAAGAAGAAGCAAAAAGTAAAGCTAATTCAAACAATTCTAGAAGAAGGATGATCAATAATGGAACAcaaagtaaaaataaagaaggCGATGACTCTATGAGAGAAAATAGATTTATATCCAAGAAGAATGCTAAAAATAAGGtcaataaaattaagaaGAAACTTAAGAAAGTTGTCAAAAAGGCcccaaatattaaaaaagcttccaaatctaaaaaaagtaaatcaAAAGCATGA
- a CDS encoding hypothetical protein (similar to 80 kDa MCM3-associated protein; similar to gi:19744967) — protein sequence MADSFGGKNKAGREFIYNVRDELKPPIENAYSNYHPLLRREIFEDQRNDLARLYFRIQDPIQLSSSGQNEGAQNVFVGELFGMCTREEMINKQQTSTANDFERLSGVTLNDDLEARIVNEFLTMKSFQRSDASRVFHKELVRPVVWCRMVVRRLLVYFIEADRIFLNYLYRKPQGQGYKYIDIYNFLRDRLRAVWQDLTVQHATRHRASIDSFEVSFRFLLFSEEYLCNLKEFNSVQNGSLMSTCLDKLMSGYLDVLYYRKKSSSYLCDSELSRILVYDSPFQPEFWSYRILTSMSIKIKDANDNRIMDIINLISPEMIEHPLIKLSLGIHCSFRFVNIVRYFRYFRKCFGIISNLIKDENNSIESFQNKDGQDPEQYRQFGHALILICILIKKYSNIIRLKYLNILLSSNMSKRQLMPLNSFIEIFGFYIESIESLKLFTERFDIKIFNKDNPNVFLFQGSNIGQFQSIQQICNLTTKFVVSFKDCINFSTMESLSILNSLNWPSEILTSLLEKIPRIDILDPILGKISKVDFKNKTHTEDLNKNKIADSNSNQFSFTSLSSSNRDVINNNYKNNNLSNTLIQNLKEIDINKATAYRNFITNSTKQNKRKGFFMEEEVPSIFSNPNITYDVHTDSTSNMNTNSSNKRRSITENITLLSENTTNKPYNLQTKNKLANFQIDSPKFPFQTTNSHNLLNNLIPNERQTPDPGHCAPIGHELTEIKETEERKQSEKDDVYDYKKEVVNVVESIPKDYLDLSVQKNGQVLKFGKEISVNYVGEGDLGKTEANILGLENQIIEDGLVGLSGWKRFRVFFNKYQGSEMELKEEVENDRILENDKESQKRINILLSRINLPENENGINQWLNLSVSGILEQIKTDIISRVIKSLKFSFVFFYNQLLNIEGVSRSHISQLNTFYTKLELILSNLTNGDFLDKKTVQTTDQLKTTENHDYVFPWNSVMVKSEILSGSKKEKDQMIIDIYEIDFSHENFERFQGNKQSQIPVHVEMLSIWQNNSRTCLRSQLFSNDDISLLKEKERENIKEAENLTLERLLYEYLINNGDVIVWTLPFLVRSCENFINISLNSSFYDSEDTSNEYMKRSLDSFAFPITSEKGKKQLIAEFESCCKVLNIKSYPIEVKSKIPILKTITVVLSFVTYIPINHLILASGNEIFQQKLKDEILNLENTIEEIILKEYLQECQSLVISDESILEAGDRRQSFNYGNNESALISNYSGVSCNLKFKCIGIAPLEVLSDSTIKQDKISIYVPGLNSLINTKLNNKSFPNNLVVSNHYQEDLEINSISFLSTMWLQNFHKGLNIKDRIGNNIKGCNGNIELSLFKEAIRIGFIDCFRLFTNGNIDWILVSGNCSYTEIKEIIIWIYDLYINSMACFDNGLLASLTPRVSSFPGSLSWDSRDSYKIRDLSGGILKQYERYIKAISDSLNNKYKISASSINIPKVIWNVIFDHLQPINTLNSVLSDSTLFEQFSNLILIRQNLQEDHQELVKNLKREQILDSMDLLSKMDKELFNYRAFNYSNRFKLGRDG from the coding sequence atgGCAGATAGCTTTGGGGGTAAAAATAAGGCAGGAAGAGAGTTTATTTATAATGTGAGAGATGAATTAAAGCCACCAATAGAAAATGCATATTCGAATTACCATCCACTATTAAGAAgggaaatatttgaagatcAGAGAAATGATCTTGCAAGATTGTATTTCAGGATTCAAGATCCTATACAATTGTCTTCTTCTGGTCAGAATGAAGGAGCTCAGAATGTTTTTGTGGGtgaattatttggaatgtGTACAAGAGAGGAAATGATCAATAAACAACAGACTTCTACAGCTAATGATTTTGAGAGACTTTCTGGAGTCACTTTGAATGATGATTTAGAAGCTAGAATAGTGAATGAGTTTCTTACAATGAAAAGCTTTCAAAGATCTGATGCATCCAGGGTCTTTCACAAAGAACTAGTCAGACCAGTAGTTTGGTGCAGAATGGTTGTAAGAAGATTATTAGTTTATTTCATTGAAGCTGATAGAATTTTTctcaattatttatatagaAAACCACAAGGGCAAGGATATAAGTACATTGATATATATAACTTTCTTAGAGATAGACTAAGAGCAGTTTGGCAAGATTTAACAGTACAACATGCTACACGACATAGAGCAAGTATTGATAGTTTTGAGGTATCATTTAgatttctattattttctgaGGAGTATTTATGtaatttgaaagaatttaaCTCAGTACAGAATGGTTCTTTAATGTCAACTTGTTTGGACAAGCTTATGTCGGGATATTTGGATGTTTTATATTATAGAAAGAAGAGTAGTAGTTATTTATGTGACTCTGAACTTTCCAGAATATTGGTTTATGATTCTCCTTTTCAACCAGAATTCTGGTCTTATCGTATCTTGACCAGTATGAGCATTAAGATTAAGGATGCAAATGATAACAGAATTATggatataattaatttaatttctccAGAAATGATTGAACACCCTCTAATTAAGCTTTCACTTGGAATTCATTGCTCTTTTAGATTTGTAAACATTGTTAGATATTTTAGATACTTCAGAAAGTGTTTTGGTAtcatttctaatttaattaaagatgaaaataattctattgaatcttttcaaaataaagatgGCCAAGATCCAGAGCAATATAGACAGTTTGGTCATGCTTTGATTCTTATTtgtatattaattaaaaaatattcaaatatcaTTCGtctcaaatatttaaatatattgttaTCATCTAACATGAGTAAACGCCAACTTATGCCTTTAAATAGCTTCATTGAGATATTTGGGTTCTACATAGAATCTATTGAATCACTGAAACTATTTACTGAGAGATTTGATATTAAGATCTTTAACAAGGATAATCCTAAtgtctttctttttcaaggAAGCAATATTGGACAGTTTCAATCAATTCAGCAGATTTGCAATCTCACCACAAAATTTGTGGTATCATTTAAAGACTGTATAAATTTCTCAACAATGGAATCATTAAGTATTTTAAACTCCCTAAACTGGCCTTCTGAGATTCTGACTTCTCTTTTGGAAAAGATCCCCAGAATTGACATTCTAGACCCTATTTTAGggaaaatttcaaaagttGACTTTAAAAACAAGACTCACACAGAAGatttaaacaaaaacaaGATCGctgattcaaattcaaatcaGTTTTCCTTTACTTCTCTTTCATCAAGCAATAGGGATgtaattaataacaattataagaataataatctttCCAACactttaattcaaaacttaaaagaaatagatATCAACAAAGCTACAGCATATCGTAATTTTATCACAAACTCAACCAAACaaaacaaaagaaaaggaTTCTTCATGGAAGAAGAGGTACCTTCCATTTTCTCAAATCCAAACATTACTTACGATGTACACACAGACTCTACTTCTAACATGAATACCAATAGTAGCAATAAACGAAGGTCTATTACTGAAAATATCACTCTTCTCTCTGAAAATACGACAAACAAGCCATATAATCTACAAacaaaaaacaaattagCTAATTTTCAGATAGATTCACCCAAATTTCCCTTCCAAACTACCAATTCtcataatttattaaataacttaATTCCAAATGAGCGCCAAACTCCAGACCCTGGGCATTGCGCGCCAATAGGTCATGAATTAacagaaattaaagaaactGAAGAAAGAAAACAGAGTGAGAAGGATGATGTATATGATTACAAGAAAGAAGTTGTGAATGTAGTAGAATCTATTCCAAAGgattatttggatttaaGTGTTCAGAAGAATGGTCAGGTATTGAAATTTGGGAAGGAGATTTCTGTGAATTATGTGGGGGAAGGCGATCTTGGGAAAACTGAAGCTAATATTTTGGGATTAGAAAACCAAATAATAGAGGATGGACTTGTTGGTTTGAGCGGATGGAAACGTTTTAGAgtattctttaataaatatcaagGCTCAGAAATGGAGTTAAAGGAAGAAGTTGAGAATGATAGAATACTTGAGAATGATAAAGAAAGCCAAAAACGTATTAATATACTTTTATCCAGGATAAATCTTccagaaaatgaaaatggaaTTAATCAGTGGTTAAATTTATCAGTTTCTGGAATTTTGGAGCAGATTAAAActgatattatttcaagagtgattaaatctttaaaatttagctttgtatttttttataatcaATTACTGAATATAGAAGGCGTATCGAGATCCCATATAAGCCAATTGAATACATTTTACACCAAATTGGAGCTAAtactttcaaatttgaCAAATGGGGATTTCTTGGATAAAAAAACAGTTCAGACTACTGACCAATTGAAAACTACAGAAAATCATGATTATGTTTTTCCATGGAATTCTGTAATGGTTAAAtctgaaatattatcaggtagtaaaaaagaaaaagatcaAATGATTATAGATATTTACGAAATTGACTTTTCTCATGAGAATTTTGAAAGATTTCAAGGAAATAAACAATCTCAGATTCCTGTTCACGTTGAAATGCTTTCAATATGGCAAAACAATTCAAGAACCTGCTTAAGAAGCCAACTTTTTTCTAATGATGATATTTCACTCTtaaaagagaaagagagagaaaatattaaagaagcTGAAAATCTTACTTTAGAGAGACTTTTATATGAATATCTAATCAATAATGGAGATGTTATTGTTTGGACACTTCCTTTTCTTGTAAGAAGTTGTGAgaattttatcaatatttcaCTCAATAGTTCTTTTTACGACTCTGAAGATACttcaaatgaatatatGAAAAGATCTTTAGACTCTTTTGCTTTTCCAATCACATCAGAAAAGGGAAAAAAGCAACTTATTGCAGAATTTGAATCGTGTTGTAaagttttgaatattaaaagttaTCCAATTGAAGTTAAAAGCAAAATACCTATTCTGAAAACAATTACTGTAGTTTTATCTTTTGTTACTTATATTCCaattaatcatttaattttagCTAGTGGTAATGAAATCTTTCAACAGAAGCTTAAAGATGAAATCTTAAACTTGGAAAATACTATCGAGGAAATTATCTTGAAAGAATATCTTCAAGAATGTCAATCATTAGTTATTTCAGATGAATCTATTTTGGAAGCTGGAGATAGACGACAGTCTTTTAATTATGGTAATAATGAATCTGCTTTAATCTCAAATTATTCAGGAGTTTCTTGTAATTTGAAATTCAAATGTATTGGAATTGCTCCTTTAGAAGTATTAAGTGACTCTACTATTAAACAAGATAAAATTTCTATCTACGTTCCTGGtctaaattcattaattaatacaaagttaaataataaaagctTCCCTAATAATCTTGTTGTATCAAATCACTATCAAGAAgatcttgaaattaattctattagTTTCTTGTCTACAATGTGGCTTCAGAATTTCCATAAAGGATTGAATATTAAGGATAGGAttggtaataatattaaaggaTGTAATGGCAATATAGAACTTTCGTTATTTAAGGAGGCCATCAGAATTGGTTTTATAGATTGTTTTAGACTATTTACAAATGGAAATATAGATTGGATATTGGTTTCTGGAAATTGTTCTTACACGGAAATTAAGGaaatcattatttggatttatGACTTgtatattaattctatGGCATGCTTTGATAATGGTTTATTGGCTTCTTTAACACCAAGAGTAAGTTCTTTTCCAGGAAGTTTATCTTGGGATTCAAGAGATTCTTACAAGATTAGAGATTTATCAGGTGGAATTTTGAAACAATATGAGAGATATATTAAAGCTATTTCagattcattaaataataaatataaaatatcaGCTTCTTCtataaatattccaaagGTCATTTGGAATGTTATATTTGATCATTTACAACCTATTAATACACTTAACTCCGTTCTTTCTGACTCTACCTTGTTTGAACAATTTTCTAATCTAATTTTAATTAGACAAAACTTACAAGAAGATCATCAGGAGCTAGTTAAAAACTTGAAAAGAGAACAAATTTTGGATTCTATGGACTTATTGTCAAAAATGGACAAGGAGCTTTTCAATTATAGAGCTTTTAATTACTCTAATAGATTTAAGCTTGGTAGAGACggataa
- a CDS encoding CorA family mitochondrial membrane protein with 2 transmembrane domains at C-terminus, which translates to MSYNSSEYLYGDQEYIQISPGYSSKNYEEDEYIPEDNEVDIDMEGEEYGRILNSRIPNRRKKKKEYEIVNMELEMKKELQGSNQHFKEKENHSKDLSSRYFGSSSKIHTIGSSYLEGSGNRRIQHWVEKYSQKQRKIPVVCIKDGKISQKYMQTAELLRKVHMHNERQILEERASGALTLRDLRQVVGLHSFERPSIEIRRNCILVNMPGVRCLILHDKVYYLPVSPIVFSPGRDESETFEIETETEPQLLSHGINKKIDMSNSKLIGFHLKSKTKTQRYIKDSNPRDLSIIEKLIFITRKINVEEAIISEELKQNTLNSELRSNIEAKAPIKDLYNITVSAPEYLKPETKTKPESLHKSNHCSPVKLNLLEIPPSGTTKHNEYQHKASLELNALEICLIEVCKQLWDSYYIIDDTAQDFLLHIENNPTSTQKVYEINDLRKRLDSLRDRIKGVYEAIKEILDDDDLLIRIEISKFWNNPENWDNKAILESTFFDSEILLECYEQEVEGLIRTVNRLNAQLDDAIEVMQIHLATIRNNFLKGEISLDIVGVCVGFVSAIASIFGMNIQSGLEKNVDIFWFMAYTMITLCVFAGIVVILMFRRLQL; encoded by the coding sequence atgagcTATAATAGTAGTGAATATCTCTATGGAGATCAGGAATATATCCAAATATCACCAGGATATTCCTCAAAAAACtatgaagaagatgagTATATACCAGAAGATAATGAGGTAGATATTGATATGGAAGGAGAGGAATATGGAAGGATTCTGAATAGTAGAATCCCAAATAGaaggaaaaagaagaaagagtatgaaattgttaatatggaattagaaatgaaaaaagaGTTACAAGGTAGCAATCAGcattttaaagaaaaagaaaaccaTAGTAAAGATCTTAGTTCAAGGTACTTTGGTTCATCCTCAAAAATCCACACTATTGGCTCCTCTTATCTTGAAGGTTCTGGTAATAGAAGAATACAACATTGGgttgaaaaatattcacAAAAACAAAGAAAGATACCTGTTGTTTGTATTAAAGATGGAAAAATCTCTCAAAAATATATGCAGACAGCTGAACTTCTTAGGAAGGTACATATGCATAATGAAAGACAAATTCTTGAAGAAAGAGCATCAGGAGCTCTTACACTAAGAGATCTTCGTCAAGTTGTTGGTTTACATAGTTTTGAAAGACCATCCATTGAGATTAGAAGAAATTGTATATTAGTTAATATGCCAGGTGTTAGATGTTTAATACTACATGATAAGGTTTATTATCTTCCAGTTAGTCCTATTGTATTTTCTCCAGGACGTGATGAAAGTGAAACCTTTGAAATAGAAACAGAAACTGAACCACAACTTTTAAGTCatggaattaataaaaagattgATATGTCCAATTCAAAACTAATTGgatttcatttaaaatcTAAAACGAAGACTCaaagatatattaaagattcgAATCCTAGAGATCTCTCAATTATAGAAAAGctaatatttattacacGTAAAATTAATGTAGAAGAAGCCATTATTAGTGaagaattaaaacaaaatacTTTGAATAGTGAACTTAGAAGTAATATTGAAGCAAAAGCTCCGATTAAAGATCTTTATAATATCACAGTATCTGCAccagaatatttaaaaccTGAAACCAAAACTAAGCCTGAAAGTTTACATAAATCAAATCATTGTAGTCCTGTAAAGTTAAATCTATTAGAAATACCTCCTAGTGGAACTACAAAACATAATGAATATCAACATAAAGCATCTTTAGAACTTAATGCTTTGGAAATTTGTTTGATTGAAGTATGCAAGCAACTTTGGGATAGTTACTATATAATAGATGATACAGCTCAagattttcttcttcatattgaaaataatccaaCTTCAACCCAAAAAGTATATGAGATTAATGACTTAAGAAAACGTCTTGATTCTCTTAGAGATAGAATTAAAGGTGTATATGAAGCTATTAAAGAGATCTTGGACGATGATGATTTGTTAATTAGGATAGAAATCTCTAAGTTCTGGAATAATCCTGAAAATTGGGATAATAAAGCTATCTTAGAATCAACATTCTTTGATTCTGAGATACTTTTAGAATGTTATGAACAAGAAGTTGAGGGATTAATCCGAACAGTGAATCGTTTAAATGCTCAATTGGATGATGCAATTGAAGTCATGCAGATTCACTTGGCTACAATAAGAAACAACTTTCTCAAAGGTGAAATCAGCTTAGATATTGTTGGAGTATGTGTTGGATTTGTTTCAGCTATTGCTTCAATTTTTGGAATGAATATTCAAAGTGGATTGGAAAAGAATGTTGATATATTTTGGTTTATGGCTTACACAATGATTACATTATGCGTTTTTGCAGGAATTGTTGTTATATTAATGTTTAGGAGACTACAACTTTAA
- a CDS encoding sodium/calcium cation exchanger having 12 transmembrane domains and signal peptide, with protein sequence MKTIFVVLLFFIYLSNEKYQTGGFSFPDECESYSSCSADDHGSELNIMDQSHWISEISQQSTLIPYSKIFYTYIFEPLFDNDQPNERNSAFFGFLLNKVTFAICLLVWSCILFIACGTVADTYISSLMIKLAECLSLSDTFAGSTLLAFSNAASDVILGIISVSIGEKDAVDVFLGDVIGACLFIILVVFGCVMVFSKSSENSNYINIPIFNHLRDTIALTIGLIQLLIIHHLGFISSKMSVIPLIAYGFYVLLLQWSEKYTSLSMPVNLTIKEEYVGPVYEQVTDSDEVRGGSKLSLRNVAITSDIPNYRYSNTIPSVLPIPFTPPDSIRDVQKADNGNTPDLEIPPIKLSFSNLQFSYDEKSQLLEKGTVINSDVYWDRIGSKSRSIKKTLLLLTPTHSPSPSLTNDDLSGKVLTPSSNYGFGRDKDNEDFEKAYGVNNAQSCRIPFPQRNSSKNLLNRERNYANTLELPNPWNFQSQRSKSPVCSQLSASHLKGDQSSQIGNSNSISISDAYQSNNFSATSSSYSSNLGSITISNYETKRSGSHSQLVLLSDDYAVRLSRNLSMSEVVYQTESLHNSLLPPPAHEENVLKLQKRGRQRLREDRCIIDDRTNFPTLQLKIPQSNERSEGFFQGMSFNTDFEGLLDGFFEFCDFFRQLLMTPIMFILYLTVPSPSLRRSVQIMQPLFIVLAVGFEKKIYVSYPLFYLIALLLSSIISLVLFFIYTCILNTRKDDQTGEDDLKDDPQNYRLYRVRSFSNIKLPEVQLSFKTRKFITDILMYCDMFFGIIMSIYWNGVLVNELVECIKVIGLTLGIKPAILGLTIVAMGNSIADLFANVAVSRAGHAHMGLAGCYGACVFLLLFGFGSSVFVRAIQLGFSKDIHLHFESQIITATYQLLYFLPISALVVVLSKGRVHRIWGLAFILYFIVCMSYVLKGVI encoded by the coding sequence ATGAAGACTATTTTTGTGGTTTTACTATTTTtcatatatttatcaaatgaGAAGTATCAAACAGGGGGATTTTCTTTTCCAGATGAATGTGAATCCTATAGTAGCTGTAGCGCAGATGACCATGGATCAGAACTTAACATTATGGACCAATCCCACTGGATTAGTGAAATATCACAACAATCTACACTAATTCCCTACTCCAAAATCTTTTATACTTATATTTTTGAACCACTTTTTGATAATGATCAACcaaatgaaagaaattcTGCATTCTTTGGATTCCTCCTTAACAAAGTGACTTTTGCTATATGCTTACTTGTATGGTCCTGCATTCTTTTTATTGCTTGTGGAACCGTTGCTGATACTTACATTTCATCTCTAATGATTAAGCTAGCTGAATGTTTAAGCTTATCAGATACATTTGCAGGATCTACACTCTTAGCATTTAGTAATGCAGCCAGTGATGTTATTCTCGGAATTATTAGTGTATCAATTGGAGAGAAAGATGCTGTAGATGTGTTTCTTGGGGATGTTATTGGTGCTTGcttatttattatcttgGTTGTTTTTGGGTGTGTAATGGTTTTTTCAAAGAGCAgtgaaaattcaaattatattaacattccaatatttaatcACCTAAGAGATACAATTGCTCTCACTATTGGATTAATTCAACTACTTATTATTCATCACCTTGGAttcatttcttcaaaaatgtCTGTAATTCCATTAATTGCTTATGGATTTTACGTTCTTTTACTTCAATGGAGTGAGAAGTATACATCTCTTTCAATGCCAGTAAACCTAACAATTAAGGAAGAATATGTAGGTCCAGTATATGAGCAAGTAACTGACTCAGATGAAGTAAGGGGAGGAAGTAAATTGAGCCTTAGAAATGTTGCTATCACTAGCGATATTCCTAATTATCGCTATTCCAATACCATTCCTTCGGTTCTTCCAATACCTTTTACTCCTCCTGATTCAATTAGAGATGTTCAAAAAGCAGACAATGGAAATACTCCAGATTTAGAGATCCCTCCAATTAAGTTATCTTTTTCTAACTTACAGTTCTCTTATGATGAAAAAAGCCAGCTCCTAGAAAAAGGAACAGTTATTAATAGTGATGTCTACTGGGATAGAATTGGTTCCAAGTCTAGAAGTATTAAAAAGACCTTACTTTTGCTTACTCCAACTCATTCTCCCTCTCCTAGTCTAACAAATGATGATCTAAGCGGTAAAGTTCTGACTCCTTCTTCAAATTATGGATTTGGAAGAGATAAAGATAATGAAGACTTTGAAAAAGCATATGGTGTTAATAATGCACAATCTTGTAGGATTCCATTTCCTCAGAGAAATTCATCTAAGAATCTTTTAAATAGAGAGAGGAATTATGCAAATACTCTTGAGCTTCCAAATCCTTGGAATTTCCAGAGCCAAAGATCTAAATCCCCAGTCTGCTCACAGCTTTCAGCTTCTCACTTAAAAGGTGACCAAAGCAGTCAAATTGGAAATTCTAATTCTATATCAATTTCTGATGCCTACCAAAGTAACAACTTCTCAGCTACATCATCTTCCTACTCTTCAAACCTGGGATCAATCACAATTTCTAATTATGAAACTAAAAGATCCGGTTCTCACTCACAACTTGTGTTACTAAGCGATGACTATGCAGTCAGACTCTCAAGAAATCTTTCCATGAGTGAAGTTGTTTATCAAACTGAGTCATTACACAATTCACTTCTACCTCCACCTGCTCATGAGGAAAATGTTCTCAAGTTACAGAAGAGAGGAAGACAAAGATTAAGAGAGGATAGATGCATTATTGATGATCGTACAAATTTCCCAACTTTACAACTTAAGATACCCCAATCAAATGAAAGAAGTGAAGGATTTTTCCAAGGAATGAGTTTTAATACTGACTTTGAGGGACTTTTAGATGGCTTCTTTGAATTCTGTGATTTCTTTAGACAACTTTTAATGACACCAATCATGTTTATATTGTATTTAACTGTACCGTCTCCATCACTTAGAAGATCAGTACAAATTATGCAACCcttatttattgttttgGCTGTTGGATTTGAAAAGAAGATTTACGTCAGCTACCCATTATTTTACTTGATTGctcttcttctttcatCTATTATATCTTTGGTACTCTTTTTCATATATACTTGTATTCTTAATACAAGAAAAGATGATCAGACAGGTGAAGATGACTTGAAAGATGATCCCCAGAATTATAGACTCTATCGGGTTAGATCCTTCTCAAATATTAAGCTTCCAGAAGTTcaattatcatttaaaacCAGAAAGTTTATAACTGACATTTTAATGTACTGTGATATGTTCTTTGGCATTATTATGTCAATATATTGGAATGGAGTCCTTGTAAACGAGTTAGTTGAATGCATTAAAGTCATTGGGCTTACCCTTGGAATTAAGCCTGCAATTCTTGGACTCACAATTGTTGCAATGGGTAACTCAATTGCTGACTTATTTGCTAATGTAGCAGTTTCAAGAGCTGGGCATGCACATATGGGCCTCGCTGGATGTTATGGCGCATGTGTATTTCTTCTCCTATTTGGATTTGGAAGTTCAGTATTTGTAAGAGCAATCCAATTAGGATTCTCAAAAGATATCCACCTTCACTTTGAATCTCAAATTATTACTGCTACTTACCAACTCTTGTACTTCCTTCCAATATCAGCACTGGTTGTCGTACTGTCTAAAGGGAGAGTTCATCGCATTTGGGGTTTAGCATTTATTTTATACTTTATCGTTTGTATGTCCTACGTTCTAAAAGGAGTTATTTAA